One genomic region from Bufo bufo chromosome 3, aBufBuf1.1, whole genome shotgun sequence encodes:
- the SOD1 gene encoding superoxide dismutase [Cu-Zn], which produces MVKAICVLKGNGPVHGIVGFHQDGGEVTVKGTINGLTDGLHGFHVHVYGDNTNGCISAGPHFNPHGKSHGAPEDEERHVGDLGNITSKDGVAEFEFKDKIISLEGEHNIIGRTAVVHEKEDDLGKGGDNESKVTGNAGGRLACGVIGICQ; this is translated from the exons atggtgaaggCAATCTGTGTACTGAAAGGTAACGGGCCGGTGCACGGCATCGTCGGCTTCCACCAG GATGGTGGTGAAGTAACTGTGAAGGGCACTATCAACGGGCTGACAGATGGGCTCCATGGCTTCCATGTCCATGTTTATGGAGATAACACTAATG GCTGTATAAGTGCAGGGCCACACTTCAACCCACATGGCAAGAGCCACGGAGCTCCAGAAGATGAGGAAAG GCATGTTGGAGATCTTGGAAACATAACCTCCAAAGATGGTGTTGCAGAATTTGAGTTCAAGGATAAGATAATTTCACTGGAAGGAGAACACAACATCATTGGTCGTACAGCGGTG gtCCATGAGAAAGAAGATGATTTGGGGAAAGGTGGTGACAATGAGAGCAAGGTGACTGGCAACGCCGGTGGTCGCCTGGCTTGTGGAGTCATCGGAATCTGTCAGTAA